The nucleotide sequence tggcattATGTTTGGAGAAAAAGTGACAAGtcaggaattttcaactttaccaaaaattacaacacCGAAGGATAATCTTCTTGAGCTTTGAAAATCTCTGCAGGTCAAAGTCAAAGTTCTCGTCAAAGATTTGATTTCAGTTATCAGCTATGTCAAATGTAATCATATCACGTTCtctcaaaattgaccaagttGGATGTTTTGTAGCTTCGAGGGACAGGGGGGCATACAGAAAAtgaatgtgaaaattgaaagcaatttttctaTGGGCATTTCTAGATTTGGCTGGGTGTTAAAACTTAAAAGGTTAGCAACAATCTTGAACTGATAAGGTTTCTTTGTTTCAGCAGCAATATATTTTGGGTTGATTCAAAGGCGAATAGAGAACCAGCATCAATCATGTTGAAGAAGATGAGGATGATGTGATGATATCATCGCCACAGTTGGTAGTCGTTTTATCAGATCAAACAGATGTAGGCACGCGAATGACATAAACGTGGAATAGGTATGCGAATCTCTGAAGCTACTGGAGGCGTAAGGACAAACGAGCTATGAAGGCTCGTTTGCTGATTAAGAAAGATTAAGGGTCTCGTTGGATGCAAAGAAGTAATAATGTACGATTATCATATCACTTACTTTTAGCTTCAGTTTGAGGAACAGTACAGCACATCAAGAGCACCAAACATGCTAGGCATACGAACGACGTCATTTTTCTACCTTCAAAGGGATATTAGGCGGTGGTAATTCGgcgagtagttttttttcaatcactggCGAAATTTCGCTTTTCGCAGATTCGAGCGAGCACACGCGAAACACGTTATTGGTCGCGTAAAACGCGCATCATGTACGAAAGTTACGCGGTATATTTAATCGCTCGGCGCGATCGCACAATAACCAAAGCGAAAACAAGAAGAATCGACCCTCAGGAAGTCTGGCTAACATTACGAAGCGCACCAACAGAACGTCATGACGAATAATATCACCTACTCTGTTTTTTTAGCCTTTCAGGTACTTGTGCACACACTAACTAAAGTATTATTCAAGTGGTCGTCAGCATGGATATGTTATATACAGTATGTTGGTGGGACGTTTTGACGTGTGGGATCTcctcatatactcgtatacacaTACAGGCCGCCGAGTCTTAGAGAGTCAAGAGTGGTTCCCAGTTTTACGGTTTTGTCGCCGGCGTTACCACCAACGCGCTGCGTCGTCGTTACTCGACGTGTGCTGGTCGATGGCCTTAGATCGAAGGTGATCCGCTTCTGGCACGTATAGGTACACAATGTGTGCGTGGGCGGTGGCGGCAGCCCCgcgaaaatttctcaatttacgGGCTAATTTTAAGGCTCTGCTTATGCAACGTTCAATGCTGTAAAGGTATCAACGTCGTAATGTGTATGTAAGCCCGATTAGCGCAatggcaatttgaaaattgccatttgtcacttttttggcaaattgttggcagaaagaaaatgaaaatcattttgccGATACTTTGCCAAACTTTCAGGACTGGTGGCAATTTTCAAAGGTGCACGCAAGtgtcaaaagtttttttgccaataatgtcaaaatattgGCAATCAACGCGGACATAACTTTTAAAACGACCgttggtttttttaaaacctaCATATGTGTAGGTTATGTTAGATGTTACGGAGTGTCGCGTGTTCGGTTGTTCATCAGTAGGCCTACGTGCATTTTCAGTGTTTGTGAGTTTGTGACTTGTGTTATTGTTAATCGCTTCATATAGCTCAATTTAGCAAGCAAAACGCCACTAATCAAACCAACAGCATGTCTTCGGAAAATCAAGAAGAAATGGATGAAGAGCAGCAGCCggatgataatttttatttggtgagtacatactcgtatgtatttgaCGCGTATCCCCCCCCCGCCCCGATCATTCATGACCATGTTATTAAGGTAggttttgaaacaattttgataaaaaaaaagtgaaaatcggGGGATTCaatattacaaaatttcgaTTCTACAGTCAATTCTCTTCCTCAAAACATCGTTTCAACACCTaccttgaataaaaaatgttagGGTGGCTAATTTTAATCCATCATTAATACGTagaaaaactcttcaaaaatcgCAAGTAGTTACCTAATTCTTTGTAGAATTCttcatattatgtaggtatacatagTTAAGTATTTTGtttcatactcgtatatgtacgagtacttacttatGTATTAGTACAAATAGATATAGGCACTACGCAGCTAATTGTATCTGTTCGGACTTGAAACCCGGCGATCTGGCGCCGTTGGTCGCTCGCTCGTTTTATGATGCGATGTAGCTAAGTAGATAAGACATTGTAATTCCAGGAAATTGGTGTTACCACTCCATAAAACAGAATATCTATTATCTCACACCAATTCAGATTGGTTTTTTTTGCTCGtgctttttcgtattttttgtttatGAGAGGAAGGAATACTtctcttttcagtttttaaattgacgacaccccccccccaccgattttatctcgtcaaaatttcaatatttacgtTCTGTaataggtttttaaaaaaatcatctataGCGTGTTTCGAAAGGTATGTAATAAATACGTCTACATGAAATGACAGAGGTCTAGCTCGATATTCgagcattttttggaattttcgtttCATTATTCTCATATAAGTATaagtagtttttaaaatttcgaacccCCACCCCCCTCAATATCATACATTTCAGCGatgaattcattattttttgttaatttgaaGAAATCCGGGAACCTGAATTTCCCCAATTTCTTTTTGCTTTTGACGAATCTATACTAATATCGATATAGTCGCAATCCTTgcttatatttcaaaaatcagcacAAATACGAATTTATCCGTACAAGTGACAGCacttgaaatgaagaaattaaacAAATGGATAATTCCATAATTACAGATAACGCCTCAAGATCAAAGTGTAGGCAGGACTACCTCAtttaaacgaaaacgaaaagcAAAAGAAATGATGGAGATGGAGACGAAACAGCGTTTCGAAATggtaattttctttttgtttttctgatgtTGCCCCATTGACATTTTACATTTCTGCTTACCTATTGCATAcgtttcttcaaaatatttcttttggTAGTGATCTGCACGTGATGAAAATGTGTTGCATTTTGAATGCgcgaattaattttccaaaatggaacGGTTTCGCTAATGATTCTCAGTTTTAGCCATTctcatgtagaataacatacttatcaaaaaattggtctgcaattttttaaattttcgtggaaaaaattattacgagtTTGGCactattgcaaaaataccaccggaaacctaaaaaatgaacatttttgcatttttgagatattttaccaatgtgtagacgaacatgtgaaaaaatccccctccccccaatctgtcaacgaattgacgagaaataccatttttcatgcaataattttaagagtgaaacatattgaagaaatttcgccgctgttttaaacaaaagaaggaaccttaaaatgaatatttaagGACTACACCATTTTCATATAACTTTTTACTAAGGGCGAAACTAGGTCAAGTGGAACGATTTTTACTTGACCGATAATTGTGACTAACTACCTGTTTCAGCTTTGAGACCcctataggtatattttgttgTGTAGTCCCATCCTTCGGCTACAAAATGactcctcatttttcaaatttggtccaaaacttgtgcttcagaattttttttctgaaccaCCTTTTTTCGTTCCACTTGACCCGATGATGTGTTCAAGTGGAACAGACGGGTGGAGTTGAACCGATATGAGTCCAATTTTGTACACTGATGTAAATTAGCATGTTATTTCgaaatatacgtaggtaatgccatttttcaaaaaaaaaaacatttttgaccatctttttctcaatttgaaaatttctttctcCCTTAAAAccctccaaaatgaaaatttttcgttgtcACATAGAAAAGGATCATTTACATCACAATTGCTATATCAACGGAAATTCCAGTATGAAAATTCATCGTCAATTCGTCAACATTGCGAgggagggaatttttttcaaatgttcgtctacattggtaaaatatctcgaaaatgcaaacattttcatgttttaggTTTCTGGTAGTATTTTtacaataagtgccaaacttgtaattttttgatacgatattctacatgaaaaggaataaaactgagaattttgtcagaattttcacTCTACAGGAGAATTAGgtgaaaaatcgcaaaaaaaaaaaccatttttacctagccaagatttttttgcgtgaaattgtcgagggtgaccccctgaataattccCAAGAGTTACTACCCCGTACCCctcttacaaattttttatggggGGCTGATCCCTCCCCCCAATGGGTTTTTCGCAGTTTTCTCCTCAgtggttgattttacgtcaaaaacagtacagtacttttttgttctacgtcaaatttccgatctagtgatatatcaactgtccttctacccccaggAGGGGTGGTGctacaaccattcaaatgagaggggttttctgaaaaacacaaaaaagataTCGACCCATAAGAGGGGTGAAAAGGCTTCCGAGAGCGTTCgtgttgatactagcatggaaggtgggtaccattaAGAAAccaccgcgtgaaaaatttcagatccacgccatctcccctttttggggaacccccctttttttaaatttcaataacactttctcagccccatttcaaccgattttgaaaaattttctggaagttatgtacatatatccttagtaggaatccccacaaaaattttcaacccccttccctcatatttacccctcaaaaaagcgtttttttttttcatttttttatgcctattaacaatcaatattgcgaggtacaattttagaaacacgttttttggatgtatttttggtttCCAAACATCTCATacatattagaaatttttgctttggtacgccgtggtgaaaacttggagtAATGTATCTTAGGGGgatgggggtgaaatgggaattttgagaaaaataactattaatgagtaggatatagttttcatatgattcgataccgctgaacacgaatacgactacagattttttgctacactcacctatccctctccagagccctcagccccctctCAGTTTTTAATATTCCTCCTCGAGGATTgatttcacatttgaaatgTTGTCTGTTAACGTATTCTGATgaaatttgttgtaaaaatcttggctaggtaaaaatgttttttaaatgctAATTCTCCTGTATTACTCGTTTTCTATTTTCGGCCATTTCGGAGAATTTTaaagccccacagctccgccaaaaaaatcaaaaaaatgcccGGTTTGCGTctttcgtcatcgtttgatgacttCTAAACATGgtgtgattttgagaaaaatcgaagacccctcgtgcaaaaatttgcCGATTTGGCATGAAATGAGCCTACttacatttatttattattttttatttgaatgagCAAGTAAAATGTCAATAGGGTCATTATGAAATGGTAGGAGcggaaaatttatcagaataTTTATAGGGCAAAAAAGGGTTCAGCGCTGCCAACCTTGTGGAAAAATCTATCAATAGacaattgaattattttacaaattccATAATGAAACATGAACAAACTTTGATATAAATAGATTGAAGCATAGgtaactacatatttttcactTCTGAAGATTCAAATTGTGgttacctacaaatttttttttagaaacgatgaataaatgaaaatacttaATCCGAAAAAGTTTGTATTCTTTGTGaagtaaagttgaaaaaagtacgagtaggtaatcaagttttcaatttgtgattAACTTTCTGAACCAAAGaatgttcaaaataatcatCTTATATGTATAATAGGTACAAGTACATATAGGAAACGTAagaattttccacattttggcCTGGCAGCGCTGAAAGGGTCAACATTTTACGAGTAGTGAGCTGGCCGCTGGCTCTCTTACTGGTATGGTCTCATATTTTGCTTCTCTAATTACCATAAATAAAGGAGGCTCTCCACTTTTTTTGACAGATATCTGGAATGGATGCTCTGATGCGTGAAATGATCGACacgaacgttttgaaaaatcctgattttggAACTCGCCCATCAGATAGTAATACAAATATTCTGTCGACTCCCGATGTAACTCAGCAATTTGAAAGTGATATAAATGTTTCGACAAATCCTGATGTGAGACCTTTGCAATCGGAAAGTGATTTAAATGTTTTGACGGATCCTGATGAGGAAACTCGCGAACTGAGTGAGGATACAAATGTTTTTCCGACTTTCGATGCTTCAACGTCATCTATTGCAGAAGCTCTGCCCAATGATACTTATATCAATATGAGTGAACTAGCTCGAGACTTAGGCTTGAACATCGTTCAAGATGTCCACACCAACGAAGCCGTGGACAGAATACAGCAATATAAAGATAAAATTTGTGCAACGTTCACTAAGCATCGATTAACTCAGGAAGCACAACGTGATATGTTAAATTTGATGAGAGAATTGCCTCGAGATGTTCAAGTTGCCCTTCCGGTTCAAGGCCGGACATTACGACCGCATCCAATTCCTACTATTATTGTTGATATTGCTCCTGGCCAATTCgcttattttggaatttctaatATCCTTAGTATGCCAGAGATGAGTTTTTTTGATTATAATGAAACGGTGATACGACTGACCGTTAATATAGATGGCGTGCCGGTGTTTCACAGTagccaattcaatttttggcccatTTTAGGCTCCATCGATAATTTCCCAGTTTTTATAATCGGAATTTATGGTGGTCCCAAAAAACCCACTTGCAGCAACGAATTTTTACAGCTGTTGATCAAAGAAATTATTGTACTGCAAAATAAAGGGATCACTATACGTGGAAAAACCTATGTATTCGTTTTCGAGAAGTTACTAATGGACGCTCCGGCTGCGTCCTACATTTTAGGCGTGAAGGGACATTCCGGCTATTATTGCTGCCGGAAATGTTACGCTGCTGGCAAATCAGTAGTTGTGGAAGGACGAGTCAGCAAATCAGGTCGGGAATGCCGAGTGATCTGCTTCCCTGATTTAGATTCAGGGAATCGCGTTTCAGCTGAATTTTCTGCGCATTATGACTTAAATGACAGGGACCCCCACAATAAATATGTAAAACATTTGTTCAACACATTATGTGATGACGATGATGCAGTCATTAgcgacgacgaagaagaaaacGAAGATGCTGGTCTCCCAGAAGCGATAAAAGAGCATCACATGCACCCTACGATTTTAGCtaaacttaaaaattttgacctgATAAAAAATGTCCCCTTGGACTATATGCATCTTGTCTTATTAggcatcatgaaaaaattactaaaattatgGGTCTCAAAGAAAACTATGTTACCCAACCAGTCCAACCCAAACGAACCTACTGTTTCAAAACGTCTGGACTTTGCCAGGGATTATTGTCCTACAGAATTCCAACGACGtcctgaaaatttggaccattTAAATTCATGGAAAGCCACACAACTGAGAGTTTTTTTATTATACGTTGGTGCCTTTGTGATGAATGGCTTTTTAGATTATGAGCATCTTTGTAATTTCCAGCGTTTGGTGGTTGCTATGCGATACATGACTCGTAAAGTGACACGAGATGATAGGCGAGCCCAAATTTTGAATACCAATTCTGGTATTGTGAAACCGATTATCAGAAAATTTGTGGAGGAATGTATCCGCTTGTATGGCGAAGAGTTCGTTTCATACAATGTGCATAATCTCATACATGCTCATGTGGACTATGCCAATTTCGGACCGTTGGATGATTATAGTTGTTTTAGATTTGAGAGCTTCTTAGGTGTTCTCAAACGATTAGTTAAAAGTGGGAATCTTCCACTAGAACAGATTATAAACATGTATAGCAATCTTCTGAAAACTGGGCAATATCCGTGTAATAGCAATGGACTATGGGATGATGTGATGGAATTTTACGAGAAACCGAAGTTAATTCACGAGATCCCTATTACATATAACAAAGAAGacgaaaattggagaaaaacgtGTAGTGACTCGTGTTACACTCACTATTCTGAGATGAGATTCAGAAATTTTACGTTACGAGTCAACAATGAAAAAGACCGTCACTGTTTCGTTAATGGTTATTTCGTACGTGCTACAAAGATTCTTTGTGAGGTTGGAAGTGGCGATATTTTTATAGTAGGAAAATATTATACAAAATTAAGAAGTCTTTTTGAGGTACCCAAACCATCAGTTGACGTTGGCTTGGTTGTTGGTATTGAATTGTCCGAATCTTCGTACAAGTTTCCTTACAATCAAATTGAGGAAAAGTGCTATGCGTTTCCCCTTGATAATCCAAACGGTGACTGGGCAATAGCTCGATTTTTGCATTATTAAAATGTGTAACTGAAACAACTAATGTCTAATACTAGTACCATATAActctatgtacatattatacgagtgtatgtatttttttaatgcagtgATGGGatatttgagatgaattttttctatgggagggggggggggtaaaaattccCCATTTTTCCGACATGTGTTTGACTAATTGCCTTTAACCCTCTCAACTTGAAATCTCGCAGGTACTATgtttaaaatacttacttcaAGTATAAATTAACAACAttgttttcaaagttcaattttatttgggaaaaaaattcaagaaaccaCAGCTGCTAATTATTCTTATTAACATAAAATAActagtgagattttttttcactttttaacaGTACCTGTACGTTGTCGCTTCCCTTTAATtgttagtttttctttaaaattaaataagaatttattaaaaaatggcctaattcttctttgaaaaaaaataacaaaaaaatacaaagaaaaatttcaattactcaTGCTTCCAAAATTTCCCCAGGGTTTGTACTGCCACATGAAAAAGGGTGTGAAAAGGCGAGGACCAAAGCTGATCCGAACACATCTAGATCGGAacagcatgcaaaaatatatcacaatCCAAACTTGCAAGTGCTTAAGTGCATCATTCCCGATTTTCagtatgtaaattttcaaaaattcctgggtcaaaaaatgaaaaaaaataatcaaaatttcaacaagaatgctgaaatttgcaATACACCATACCATACCCTCTTTTAGAAATTCTGAAGCCTCATcataagtttttggaaattccatttttccaaaaaagcacaaattttgaattttggatttcagtatTTCGCCTTCTTCCTTTTTATCCCTGTACAGTTGAAATTCTTCTCCACATCCTATcactgaatttttagaatttatttttgaaatagacGTAACcgcttgagaatttttttgtttttcaaaaatgtttaactTATCTATATGTATAGCGACTAGCAATTAGACATGTTAATAAttagtaggtatattatgtatCTATGTACTTTTCATCCGGTTCAAAGTTTCTATTATGTTCTTATTGCCATATTCATGTTTCTCATTGTGCTTCTAATTAGGTTAAGGGTACTAGGTCGAATTTCTACGATTACATCGGGGGCGTATCTACCGGAGCGCGTTTGAAAGAAATTGTAATTATATCGGACAAAGTCAAAGGAAAATTTCCATACGCTGTATATCGCGATTGGATCAACACCGAGGAAGGCATGGTGATATGCCCGCATCCGCACCCAAATAAAGACGACCAATCTTTAAAATGGCTCATTCGGGAAAGGTTGCCGGCACGTACGACGAAGTTCACTATGAACGGTAAAGCTGTAACTGTGAGGTGGAAAGAATATTGTTTAAAAAGCCTTTATAAGCACTATGGTAAGTAGTTGAGTATCTTTTATGCAGAAAACTAAGtacttcaactttcaagtacATATATCCAGGGGCGAAGCGACCGGAGGGTGGAGGGACTGCCCCCAGTGGTTTTGgagttggcaaaaattggcaaatttgaatgtcatgttgaaaaatttgtcatttttgtttttaccttactgttgacattttcaagatttttagtTGACATTTTGAGGAGTTTTGAGTTGGCATTCTCGTGaatttatccccccccccccagcaaagCAGGTTAGCTTCGCCCATGAGTATATCAAACTGTAGCTTATTGATCACCTCTTCCTCCCTTGAAACAACTAACTAATCGAAGTCTTTAATATGAATAATGTTTCAACATcttaaaacaaatttgaattatatgtacctacctacttttttataattcaaaataataagcttattttcagttttcaaagctTCCGTCGCCCCCTCCCCACCCCCAGCTAACCATACATTGGTATTCTCAAGATATTTTGAAGCATTTActattcactttttttcctcaGATATTTCAAATCTTGATGACGCGTTTACTGCTCTTGGCAACAACGAAAAGTTTGGTGAGGAAACCACATTACCAGACACCGACAAGGAGGAATTGGGACACGGAAAgcgaaaaaagaataaaattccaGACGCTGCGGAATCTGATGTCTCCTTTAAAAGGTACGCTATATGGGTATACCTAATTGAAATGAactctaaaaactaaatttcaaaaaaacaacgaaaagaattgaacaaatttgaaTGCAGcgataaatgaaataaaaatgggtTCATTCCATTCCTTAAGCAATTAATGAATtatgaaaagttgtcaaaagtgATCTTTTTGAGTCTTAATGAGTTAAACTACGAAAACCAAATTACACGATAAGAGCCTATTTATGTTTTACCAtgcttgattaaatttttttcatacaacttATATGTTTTTCCTCGTTTTCTAGAGCCAAAGTATCAGAAGGTCCGAAAGATCAGAACGCAACAGCTGAAAATCGTGGAAGTCTTATTGGGTAagtagttcaaaaattgaaaattacaataaatttttaaggTACGAAAATGAATTCCGGTGTTATTAATACTTTCAAACCTTGAAAATagcctaaaatcaaaaaaatctttaattgaatttttttcttgtggctgaactaaaaaatcaaatttataaaaaatataattttttgcgtttttcgaTTAAATATGTACTATAGGCCTAGTGGTGTTCCGGCTGCTTTGCGAGTAAACATCAAAGTATAAAATCGTATAAATGCATGATTTTCGATTAAATCGTTGTTATTATTGATGTACAGGCTGCTGCAATTCGCGAGTAAAATAAACATCAAATTCTCATTCAACAgtctttttaaagaaaaaattttcagctgttattacccattttgaaagaaatgtttACGAAGTTTATTTTCTTCGACATTTAGAATAATCCAATGACAAATTTAAGATCACTCAGGcttgaaaaaaccgaaaaaatttccaagtaccCACTTACTTATTCAGTTCTGAAATAAAGTGCCCTCAAATACACACCgcaagaatgagaaaaattgaaaaaacaaaacaaaacaaaaaacagttgatacttaggtatgtaggtatgtacttgcaGGGATAGataatcataaattttcaagccCTCgccccaaaatgaaaatcttattTTAGTAAGGCCCAAATTTCAGAATACCCGGTGTATGGAATGCTTAAAATATACAAGTAATGGAACATGTAGTACTTGTAAATCGTTCATACTCATATGAGGTACATAAATATGCACAAAAGTAGAATATAGgtctcttttgatttttttgaattttgtgtgttgaaattatttgaaaacccATTTCTATTCAGAAATTTCAGGAAGTATACCTCATCATTTGAGAAATTGATTTatctattattttatttctatttttttccagtAAAATGTTTCGTTTGAAAGCGTTAGTTACCCATTACATCTGATAGAtacttttgctcaaaattttgaaattcgttaATATTCTTCTGCTCTTTAACCACAAGCACACCCTCAAAatcattgaaacaaaattttttcacatcaaagCATTGCTACGATATTTTTATGTTTAGTAAGGGTGTTGAGGgaaaagactttttgaaaaatgaaatcgtatttttcaaagtattcttattaacgaattttgataaaaatgaaaaaaaataagacaaaCCCTCTCAAATTTATTTGActgagaaaaaagttttgaaatatcataatttttcatctaaaacaCATGCATGAACTTTTCCGAAGCTTTGAGACGAGCAACTTATTCAAACATTTCAGAGCTTTAgggtcaaatttttctttttttttggtcctaAACCACTATTCCACTATCTGTACACTTCATGTGTACAACACAATAAGGTACACTTCTcgtattgatcatttttttttcttttagatgtgtactttttttttagtaggtacttgCGTGTTACTgagtttaatattttaaaatcgttttccAGAGCTGGAAATTTGATCCTTGTTCCTGAACCAAATGGTCAACCTCATACGCCGGCGACAGACGTGCTTGGGAATAATGATATaaggtaaataggtacctacctgctgGATTGAAATTCTATTTACATAATGAAATCTTACCCAACACGCTAATTTAATGCCcacctacgtattttttttatctgtttACAGTATTCAAATAGAAAATGACCTTCACAATTACCTTCTCTTCAATCCTCCGAGGGCAAATCCGCATGAGAAAGTAACCTACGAAAATTTAGCTGCAATGAGATCGGACATGGAAGTAATCAAAAAGGATGTcagcaaaataaaattgtttattggtggaatttggtcatttttgaaaaaaggcgcACCGTCAGACAGTGAGTTATTACTTTCAATTACAATTAAGTCGGTATACGAAAATGACTTGGATATAATTCTCGTGATAACTTTCATTGCATGTCTTTCAGCATCAGTAGTCGAATTCGAAGACGACGAAGAAGATGAAATAGCGGTAAAGGCCACAcccgaaaaaaatcgtattcgtttaaaactgaaattcccAATACCCAACGAGGTAGAGTTCAAGAAGTTGGACGAATTATTGAAGAAGGATGAGACAAATACAGCGTTTGATGACGATACGTACAAAGAAGTGGTAAGTGTATTCCTTTTTTGCTCacccatcaatttttttactgtgCTTTAAATACCACgtaaattttggaataatttaagtatagaaaaaattgacattttttggagaaatttggCAGTTTTAGccgaaaattgcaatttttgggagtTATTGGCAAATAAATTgcatttcttcgaattttttttaggatttttgataaaaagcttaactccatttttttttgtagaagatATTCATCAAAATGAATGGCTTGCAAAAAAACGTGCATAAAATCTGGAGCGCCCTGCTGGCGAGTAATTTCGCCTCCGTATTATCAATTAAAACTCTGGAAAAATCGGCGATGTACGAAATTGTTAGAagtaagaaaaatcaaattctgatcTACATAGTTTCAATCGTTTTATgagataatttcatttttggaataatttcagGAATTTGTGTTAAATGGAAAGACATCCTGCCCGCGGTCAAGTCCAAGGAATCCGAGGAATTGTGggataaaaaaaacaagaatg is from Planococcus citri chromosome 1, ihPlaCitr1.1, whole genome shotgun sequence and encodes:
- the LOC135849488 gene encoding uncharacterized protein LOC135849488 isoform X2, with the translated sequence MSSENQEEMDEEQQPDDNFYLVKGTRSNFYDYIGGVSTGARLKEIVIISDKVKGKFPYAVYRDWINTEEGMVICPHPHPNKDDQSLKWLIRERLPARTTKFTMNGKAVTVRWKEYCLKSLYKHYDISNLDDAFTALGNNEKFGEETTLPDTDKEELGHGKRKKNKIPDAAESDVSFKRAKVSEGPKDQNATAENRGSLIGAGNLILVPEPNGQPHTPATDVLGNNDISIQIENDLHNYLLFNPPRANPHEKVTYENLAAMRSDMEVIKKDVSKIKLFIGGIWSFLKKGAPSDTSVVEFEDDEEDEIAVKATPEKNRIRLKLKFPIPNEVEFKKLDELLKKDETNTAFDDDTYKEVKIFIKMNGLQKNVHKIWSALLASNFASVLSIKTLEKSAMYEIVRRICVKWKDILPAVKSKESEELWDKKNKNEQFHDSTQRWLRSKQEFARNTNKKSNKKNMPKIPPGTGASLSASSIAIDSAMNDMTATSSQTTSPTVSLTDSNSETANVISTPITITEDTPIFVLT
- the LOC135849488 gene encoding uncharacterized protein LOC135849488 isoform X1 yields the protein MSSENQEEMDEEQQPDDNFYLITPQDQSVGRTTSFKRKRKAKEMMEMETKQRFEMISGMDALMREMIDTNVLKNPDFGTRPSDSNTNILSTPDVTQQFESDINVSTNPDVRPLQSESDLNVLTDPDEETRELSEDTNVFPTFDASTSSIAEALPNDTYINMSELARDLGLNIVQDVHTNEAVDRIQQYKDKICATFTKHRLTQEAQRDMLNLMRELPRDVQVALPVQGRTLRPHPIPTIIVDIAPGQFAYFGISNILSMPEMSFFDYNETVIRLTVNIDGVPVFHSSQFNFWPILGSIDNFPVFIIGIYGGPKKPTCSNEFLQLLIKEIIVLQNKGITIRGKTYVFVFEKLLMDAPAASYILGVKGHSGYYCCRKCYAAGKSVVVEGRVSKSGRECRVICFPDLDSGNRVSAEFSAHYDLNDRDPHNKYVKHLFNTLCDDDDAVISDDEEENEDAGLPEAIKEHHMHPTILAKLKNFDLIKNVPLDYMHLVLLGIMKKLLKLWVSKKTMLPNQSNPNEPTVSKRLDFARDYCPTEFQRRPENLDHLNSWKATQLRVFLLYVGAFVMNGFLDYEHLCNFQRLVVAMRYMTRKVTRDDRRAQILNTNSGIVKPIIRKFVEECIRLYGEEFVSYNVHNLIHAHVDYANFGPLDDYSCFRFESFLGVLKRLVKSGNLPLEQIINMYSNLLKTGQYPCNSNGLWDDVMEFYEKPKLIHEIPITYNKEDENWRKTCSDSCYTHYSEMRFRNFTLRVNNEKDRHCFVNGYFVRATKILCEVGSGDIFIVGKYYTKLRSLFEVPKPSVDVGLVVGIELSESSYKFPYNQIEEKCYAFPLDNPNGDWAIARFLHY